A region from the Papaver somniferum cultivar HN1 unplaced genomic scaffold, ASM357369v1 unplaced-scaffold_125, whole genome shotgun sequence genome encodes:
- the LOC113331560 gene encoding uncharacterized protein LOC113331560 — protein sequence MVISTSNQAITADVGGHLVTSIHAYSLTINTRSLWADLSAISTLNKPWMIIGDFNAVLSIQEKKGGRNPLTSAMLDFNNCIQNCDLIQAPKTGWGYKVGTRGISDHSPLFGASASLPKPLNVPFRALKVWMSHEGFKKIIEEAWKVEVRGNPGFIFLIKLKQLKIILKNWNWNIFGDVRKKIQQADEEVMRLSIISDQSPSDTKLLNDLVTSRGIQELVTQQQQEIDRQKAKVKWMKFGASNSKNFHVNMKIRQMHNVIVELENEDNELIVTQQGIADVLVKHFENKFKHKEVQISEEVFDAVSRLIFGEDNAKLESIPSTEEIKQAVFDLDPDSSPGPDGFGGWFYKFAWDLISEDFIQAIQLRIVVQKIVSPQQATFIKGRNIQDQIVLASEMVNELDTKRRRGNAGLKLDISQAYDSLSWEFLFHALRKFIKWIHILLKSGKISVLVNGGPAGFFNISRGLRQGDPISPLLFVIAEDVLSTKITSMVLTGKLLPMVHRNGVQPTHIMFADDIFLFCNGDRRNLKRLLRTLEEYQKASVQEVNLSKSKCFVGGTSNTRKIQVAADCGMVLSDFPDKYLGVIIIPGLIRTHHCSSGQKKVSKESEKIIRNFLWYGDPSARKTITLKWEKTCSPIEEGGLGIRQLEVINRAMLMKLCWKIQNGKNEWAKFFQGKFQDKNGNWIEYYKKSSIWPGIKWVAADVFDHSRCLVGDGKNISVWNDIWIKERYLKDIFPDNSTMLQNPNMKVAELIRDGEWQIPNNFLDFFEISELPVMDCNDDRRIWSANTSGEFTVASAAEIIRKKFQPVHWEKQCGTRTFILMSLAMYGR from the exons ATGGTGATATCTACTTCAAATCAAGCAATAACTGCCGATGTTGGGGGGCATTTGGTAACAAGTATTCATGCATATTCACTTACAATAAATACAAGAAGTTTATGGGCAGATTTATCAGCAATTTCAACTTTAAATAAGCCTTGGATGATAATTGGGGATTTCAATGCAGTTCTGTCTATTCAAGAAAAGAAAGGAGGTAGAAATCCTTTAACTTCAGCAATGCTAGATTTTAACAATTGCATCCAAAATTGTGACTTAATTCAAGCACCAAAAACAGG TTGGGGTTATAAGGTTGGTACTAGAGGAATATCTGATCATAGTCCTCTTTTTGGAGCAAGTGCATCACTTCCAAAACCTTTAAATGTTCCTTTTAGAGCTTTAAAAGTTTGGATGTCTCATGAaggttttaaaaaaattattgaagAAGCTTGGAAAGTTGAAGTAAGAGGTAATCCTGGTTTTATATTTCTAATAAAACTCAAGCAGCTCAAGATAATTCTTAAAAATTGGAACTGGAACATTTTTGGGGATGTAAGAAAGAAAATCCAACAAGCAGATGAGGAAGTTATGAGACTTTCCATTATTTCTGATCAATCTCCAAGTGATACTAAATTACTAAATGATTTGGTAACATCTAGAGGGATTCAGGAATTAGTaactcaacaacaacaagaaattgACAGACAGAAAGCAAAAGTAAAGTGGATGAAGTTTGGGGCTTCTAATTCAAAAAATTTCCATGTTAATATGAAAATCAGACAGATGCATAATGTCATTGTTGAGTTAGAAAATGAAGACAATGAACTTATAGTAACACAACAGGGGATTGCAGATGTTTTGGTGAAGCATTTTGAAAATAAATTCAAACATAAAGAAGTTCAAATCTCTGAAGAAGTATTTGACGCAGTTTCTAGACTtatttttggtgaagataatgCAAAATTGGAAAGTATACCATCAACAGAAGAAATAAAGCAAGCAGTTTTTGATCTTGATCCTGATAGCTCTCCTGGACCAGATGGCTTTGGAGGCTGGTTTTATAAGTTTGCCTGGGACTTAATCAGTGAGGACTTCATTCAAGCTATTCA ATTAAGAATAGTAGTGCAAAAGATTGTCTCTCCACAACAAGCAACTTTTATCAAGGGCAGAAATATTCAAGATCAAATTGTCTTAGCTTCTGAAATGGTAAATGAATTAGATacaaagagaagaagaggaaatgcGGGTTTGAAATTAGACATTTCTCAGGCTTATGATTCTCTTAGCTGGGAATTTCTTTTTCATGCTTTAAGAAAATTTATAAAATGGATTCATATCTTGTTGAAGTCAGGAAAAATTTCAGTTCTTGTGAATGGTGGTCCAGCAGGATTCTTCAATATCAGTAGAGGATTAAGACAGGGAGATCCAATTTCTCCTTTACTCTTTGTTATAGCTGAAGATGTCTTAAGCACGAAAATTACTTCAATGGTGCTGACAGGAAAATTGCTTCCAATGGTACACAGAAATGGAGTTCAGCCAACACACATAATGTTTGCAGATGATATCTTCTTATTTTGTAATGGAGATAGAAGAAACTTGAAAAGATTATTACGCACTCTTGAAGAATATCAAAAAGCTTCAGTTCAAGAAGTTAATCTATCAAAGAGTAAATGTTTTGTGGGAGGTACAAGTAACACAAGAAAAATCCAAGTAGCTGCAGATTGTGGTATGGTTCTATCTGACTTCCCTGACAAGTACTTAGGAGTGATCATAATTCCAGGTTTGATTAGAACTCATCAT TGTTCAAGTGGCCAAAAAAAAGTATCAAAAGAGAGTGAAAAGATTATAAGGAACTTTCTTTGGTATGGAGACCCTTCTGCAAGAAAAACAATTACTTTAAAATGGGAGAAAACTTGTTCTCCTATAGAAGAAGGTGGCTTGGGCATTAGACAATTGGAAGTAATAAACAGAGCAATGCTAATGAAATTATGCTGGAAAATCCAAAATGGTAAGAATGAATGGGCTAAATTTTTCCAAGGAAAATTCCAAGATAAAAATGGCAATTGGATTGAGTATTATAAAAAGTCATCTATATGGCCAGGTATCAAATGGGTAGCTGCAGATGTATTTGATCATTCAAGATGCTTGGTAGGGGATGGGAAAAATATCTCAGTATGGAATGATATTTGGATAAAAGAAAGGTATTTAAAAGATATCTTCCCTGACAATTCCACTATGTTACAAAACCCAAACATGAAAGTTGCAGAGTTGATAAGAGATGGAGAATGGCAGATTCCAAATAACTTTCTTGATTTTTTTGAAATTTCAGAGTTACCAGTTATGGATTGCAATGATGATAGAAGAATCTGGAGTGCAAATACTTCTGGTGAGTTCACTGTTGCTTCTGCAGCTGAAATTATTAGAAAAAAATTTCAACCTGTACATTGGGAAAAACAGTGTGGCACAAGAACATTCATCCTAATGTCTCTAGCAATGTATGGAAGATAG